A section of the Candidatus Binatia bacterium genome encodes:
- a CDS encoding luciferase, which produces MQFGIFYEHQLPRPWGDDDEHRLLREALEQVELADRLGIDYAWEVEHHFLEEYSHSSAPEVFLAACSQRTRRIRLGHGIVLMPPNYNHPARVAERIATLDLVSDGRVDWGTGESSSRIELEGFNIDYMQKRDMWMEAVREAAKMMVAEPYPGYQGRYFSMPHRNVVPKPLQKPHPPLWLACSNRDTIRLAARLGMGALTFAFVDPSEAKYWVDEYYTTFKNECEPIGQAVNPNVAMVTGFMCHENSEVALARGMEGFRFFGYALMHYYITGTHVPGRFDIWEDFKKNSSPDTWGGPTGGIGNPDEVRASLEKFEEMGVDQVIFIQQGGRNRHEHICESLELFAERVLPDFKERHEQRVKQKAEELAPYVEKAMAKVPPIDRLDPVPPVESYPVLLQKMGVDVTDATIGKKLAGSVSGAVS; this is translated from the coding sequence GTGCAGTTCGGTATTTTTTATGAGCATCAGTTGCCTCGCCCTTGGGGAGATGACGACGAGCACCGCCTGCTGCGCGAGGCTCTGGAGCAGGTGGAACTCGCCGATCGGCTGGGCATCGATTACGCGTGGGAGGTCGAACACCATTTTTTGGAGGAGTACTCTCACTCTTCTGCCCCGGAGGTTTTTTTGGCTGCCTGCAGTCAACGAACGAGGCGGATTCGGTTGGGACACGGGATTGTTCTCATGCCCCCGAATTACAACCATCCCGCGCGCGTGGCCGAACGGATCGCGACCTTGGATCTGGTGAGCGACGGGCGTGTGGACTGGGGCACCGGCGAATCCAGCTCACGCATCGAGCTCGAAGGGTTCAATATTGATTACATGCAAAAACGGGACATGTGGATGGAGGCGGTGCGCGAAGCGGCCAAGATGATGGTGGCGGAGCCGTACCCGGGTTACCAAGGCCGGTACTTTTCCATGCCGCACCGTAACGTGGTCCCCAAGCCACTGCAAAAACCTCACCCGCCTTTGTGGTTGGCCTGCTCCAATCGTGACACCATTCGCCTCGCCGCGCGCTTGGGCATGGGAGCGCTGACGTTTGCATTCGTGGACCCGAGCGAAGCGAAGTACTGGGTGGACGAGTACTACACCACATTCAAGAACGAGTGCGAGCCCATCGGGCAAGCCGTCAACCCGAACGTGGCCATGGTTACAGGCTTCATGTGCCACGAGAACAGCGAGGTCGCCTTGGCCCGGGGCATGGAGGGGTTCCGCTTCTTCGGATACGCCCTCATGCATTACTACATCACGGGTACCCACGTTCCGGGTCGCTTCGACATCTGGGAAGACTTCAAGAAGAACTCCAGCCCCGACACCTGGGGTGGCCCCACAGGTGGGATTGGAAATCCAGACGAGGTTAGAGCCAGCTTGGAAAAATTCGAGGAAATGGGCGTGGATCAGGTGATCTTCATCCAGCAAGGTGGCCGCAACCGGCACGAGCACATCTGCGAGTCGCTCGAATTGTTTGCCGAGCGGGTGTTACCCGACTTCAAAGAGCGCCACGAACAGCGGGTGAAACAAAAAGCAGAAGAGCTGGCTCCCTACGTGGAAAAGGCAATGGCAAAAGTGCCGCCGATTGACCGATTGGACCCGGTACCGCCAGTGGAGTCGTATCCGGTACTGCTGCAAAAAATGGGCGTGGACGTCACGGATGCGACGATCGGCAAGAAACTCGCCGGCTCCGTTTCCGGGGCGGTTTCTTGA
- a CDS encoding enoyl-CoA hydratase produces MAYEQILYTTDGPVATITLNRPEKLNAWTLRMGFEVRHAMWRAERDAQVRVIVVTGAGRGYCAGADMDFLQAVQSGASAPETTPPELAVEFDPALPPIYRGEYTYPMGLTKPVIGAINGVAAGLGATYPLFYDIRVASSHARFAFLFPKRGLIAEHGSAWLLPRLVGHARALDLLFTGRFVDADEALAMGLVSRVFPHDTFTTEVFALAQELATQCSPRSLKIMKQQLWRDQFGDLASAIDNADREMLACFATNDFREGVAAFLERRAPRFTGN; encoded by the coding sequence ATGGCATACGAGCAGATTCTTTATACGACAGATGGTCCGGTCGCGACGATCACCCTGAACCGGCCCGAAAAACTCAACGCTTGGACCTTGCGGATGGGGTTCGAGGTGCGCCATGCCATGTGGCGCGCAGAGAGGGATGCGCAGGTCCGAGTCATTGTCGTTACCGGTGCTGGTCGCGGGTACTGCGCCGGCGCCGACATGGACTTTCTGCAGGCGGTGCAATCCGGCGCGTCCGCCCCGGAGACCACTCCTCCAGAACTTGCTGTGGAATTCGACCCAGCACTGCCGCCGATTTACCGGGGGGAATACACGTATCCGATGGGTCTGACCAAGCCCGTCATCGGAGCCATCAACGGTGTCGCGGCTGGACTCGGTGCCACCTATCCGCTCTTCTACGACATTCGGGTGGCCTCCTCCCACGCACGGTTTGCCTTTCTTTTTCCCAAGCGCGGGCTGATTGCGGAGCATGGTTCTGCTTGGCTGCTTCCCCGCTTGGTCGGCCACGCTCGTGCGCTGGATCTACTGTTCACGGGCCGGTTCGTCGACGCCGACGAGGCCTTGGCTATGGGGTTGGTCAGCCGCGTCTTCCCTCACGACACCTTCACCACCGAGGTTTTTGCGCTGGCACAGGAGCTCGCCACACAGTGCTCGCCGCGCTCGCTGAAAATCATGAAACAGCAATTGTGGCGGGATCAGTTTGGCGACCTGGCCAGCGCCATCGACAACGCCGATCGCGAGATGTTGGCGTGTTTTGCCACTAACGATTTTCGCGAGGGAGTCGCAGCGTTTCTCGAGCGGCGCGCTCCGCGCTTCACCGGCAACTAA
- a CDS encoding alanine racemase, producing MRIEDLATPALVADLTLLLENLRAMAEHLPGKRLRPHVKAHKCTALAKLQRQHGHRGFCCATVREAEGLALAGLGEDVLLANEIVDSERLARLRHWPVIIAVDSEETIHAAARAGVQRVLIDVNVGLPRCGCAPEQAGRLAQHARQAGLVVEGVMGYEGHAVGLPDRLLRQELCEQAMQRLLAAHHEVGGSIVSAGGTGTFDLNRWATEIQAGSYVFMDTHYAKLGLPFRQALFVWSTVVSASTGWAVADCGLKALGMDHGNPAIEGAEVLFCSDEHVTFVPSARVRVGEKIRVWPAHVDPTVAYHERLYLVENGQIVEQWPIDLRGW from the coding sequence ATGCGCATCGAAGACCTGGCCACTCCGGCGCTCGTCGCGGATCTCACCCTTTTGCTGGAGAACTTACGCGCCATGGCGGAGCACCTGCCCGGAAAGCGCTTGCGCCCGCACGTAAAGGCACACAAATGCACGGCTTTGGCCAAGCTACAACGGCAACACGGGCACCGTGGGTTTTGCTGCGCCACGGTGCGGGAGGCGGAAGGCTTGGCGCTCGCCGGGCTCGGTGAAGACGTGCTGCTGGCCAACGAAATTGTAGACTCCGAGCGGCTTGCCCGTTTGCGTCACTGGCCGGTGATCATTGCCGTCGACTCAGAGGAAACCATTCATGCTGCCGCCAGAGCGGGCGTGCAACGCGTCTTGATTGACGTGAATGTGGGCCTTCCTCGCTGTGGATGCGCGCCGGAGCAAGCGGGCCGACTCGCGCAGCATGCGCGGCAGGCTGGTCTCGTCGTGGAGGGCGTAATGGGGTACGAAGGCCACGCGGTCGGCCTTCCAGACCGGCTGCTGCGTCAAGAACTTTGTGAACAAGCCATGCAGCGGTTGCTCGCCGCGCACCATGAGGTCGGTGGGTCCATTGTATCCGCGGGAGGGACCGGCACGTTCGACCTCAACCGCTGGGCAACAGAAATTCAAGCAGGATCGTACGTGTTCATGGATACGCATTACGCCAAGCTCGGGCTACCGTTTCGGCAAGCGTTGTTCGTTTGGTCTACGGTGGTTTCCGCCAGTACTGGGTGGGCAGTGGCAGACTGCGGACTCAAGGCGCTCGGAATGGATCACGGTAACCCGGCCATCGAGGGGGCAGAAGTGCTGTTTTGCTCCGATGAACACGTCACCTTCGTGCCCTCCGCGCGCGTGCGCGTGGGGGAGAAAATCCGAGTGTGGCCCGCACACGTGGATCCCACGGTGGCGTACCACGAGCGACTGTATCTGGTGGAAAACGGGCAGATCGTCGAGCAGTGGCCAATCGATTTGCGCGGCTGGTAA